A genomic window from Cherax quadricarinatus isolate ZL_2023a chromosome 51, ASM3850222v1, whole genome shotgun sequence includes:
- the LOC138854173 gene encoding tigger transposable element-derived protein 1-like, translating to MPSRTYITQEEKALPGHKPMKDRLTLLMCANASGDCKVKPLLVYHSENPRAFRQKNVLKDNLCVLWRANSKAWVTRDFFYNWLHHAFAPNVKDYLTEKKLDLKCLLVLDNAPGHPTDVAERLYGDMSFIKVKFLPPNTTPLLQPMDQQVIANFKKLYTKALFERCFVVTSETQLTLREFWRDHFNILNCINLIGKAWEGVTKKTLNSAWKKLWPECVDKRDFEGFEANPERSIPVEESIVALGKSLGLEVSGEDVEELVEEDNEELTTDELIDQLHEQEARPEETGSEEGREKLKKLPTTKIKEICAKWLEVQTFMDENHPHTAIASRAGDYYTDNVVKHFREVIKEREVQATMDRYLVRKKSSDSEAGPSGIKRRREVTPEKDLPPQVLMEGDSPSKH from the coding sequence atgccaagcaggacctacattactcaggaggaaaaggcactcccaggacataagcctatgaaagacaggcttactttgttgatgtgtgccaatgctagtggtgattgcaaagttaagcctttattagtgtatcactctgaaaatcccagagcgttcaggcaaaagaatgtcctcaaggataatttgtgtgtgctgtggagggcaaacagtaaggcatgggtcactagggactttttctataactggttacaccatgcatttgcccccaatgtgaaagattacctaactgaaaagaaattagaccttaagtgcctcctggtgttagacaatgcccctggtcatcctacagatgtggcagagcgactttatggggacatgagcttcattaaggtgaagtttttgcctcctaataccactcctctcctgcagcccatggaccagcaggttattgcaaacttcaaaaaactgtacacaaaagctctgtttgaaaggtgctttgtagtgacctcagaaactcaactgactctaagagagttttggagagatcactttaatatcctcaattgtataaaccttataggtaaggcttgggagggagtgactaagaagaccttgaactctgcttggaagaaactgtggccagaatgtgtagacaaaagggattttgaagggtttgaggctaaccctgagaggagtataccagttgaggaatcaattgtggcattggggaagtccttggggttggaggttagtggggaggatgtggaagagttggtggaggaggacaatgaagaactaaccactgatgagctgatagatcaacttcacgagcaagaggccagacctgaggaaactggttcagaggaggggagagagaaattgaagaagttgcctactacaaagattaaagaaatctgtgcaaagtggcttgaagtgcaaaccttcatggatgaaaatcaccctcacacagctattgcaagccgtgctggtgattattacactgacaatgttgtgaaacactttagggaagtcataaaggaacgagaggtacaggccactatggacagatatcttgtgcgaaagaagtccagtgactctgaagctggccctagtggcattaaaagaagaagggaagtaaccccagaaaaggacttgccacctcaagtcttaatggaaggggattccccttctaaacactaa